The Chryseolinea soli genome contains a region encoding:
- a CDS encoding alkaline phosphatase family protein, with protein sequence MAQTAKHVIFLTIDGFRPDFYLDNEWQTPNLRALMKDGAYAKGVNSVFPSVTYPSHTTIVTGVQPEKHGVFYNNVFTPDGKPQQPYWQDSSIHVPTIWKAAKEKGMTVASLYWPVSANAPVDYNIPDIGNLGDSVCEQYSLPHGFYAEVKKEVFGGVEEIDAGKNQNVAKIAAYIIKKSKPGLMTIHVFSADGAQHDVGRYGTPVHEAVADADAAVGIIIDALKAAGIWEATVFLVGGDHGFYDVKKMISPNVWLKEAGLINDVRTGDWKAQFNTTGGSAFLYLKDPSDKATADKVKALLNAQPDTVKQYYRIISREQLDKGGYNPNVAFALTGQHDAAFSTASTGNALKPGKGGTHGHFPDTKNIRTGLVAHGPGIRKGAVIEEMNLRDMTPIMVKLLGIPFPKVDGKIPAGLLQ encoded by the coding sequence ATGGCACAGACCGCCAAGCACGTTATCTTTCTTACCATTGACGGGTTCCGCCCCGATTTTTACCTGGACAACGAATGGCAAACGCCTAACCTTCGTGCGCTGATGAAAGACGGGGCTTACGCCAAGGGAGTAAACAGCGTGTTCCCGTCCGTTACCTATCCTTCGCATACCACGATCGTTACGGGTGTGCAGCCTGAGAAGCACGGCGTATTTTACAACAACGTGTTCACCCCCGATGGAAAGCCTCAGCAGCCTTACTGGCAAGATAGTTCCATTCATGTACCTACCATCTGGAAAGCGGCCAAAGAAAAAGGCATGACCGTTGCGTCGCTCTATTGGCCCGTATCTGCCAATGCTCCTGTAGACTACAACATCCCCGACATTGGCAACCTGGGCGACTCGGTCTGCGAACAATATTCCCTACCGCATGGTTTTTATGCCGAGGTGAAAAAGGAAGTGTTCGGAGGTGTTGAGGAGATAGATGCAGGGAAAAATCAGAACGTGGCTAAGATTGCCGCATATATCATAAAGAAAAGCAAACCTGGGTTGATGACCATCCACGTATTTTCTGCAGACGGCGCTCAACATGATGTGGGGCGTTACGGAACACCGGTACACGAAGCGGTGGCTGATGCTGATGCTGCCGTAGGTATTATCATAGACGCTTTGAAAGCCGCAGGTATTTGGGAAGCCACGGTATTCCTGGTTGGCGGCGACCACGGGTTTTATGATGTAAAGAAGATGATCTCGCCCAACGTATGGCTGAAAGAAGCTGGGTTGATCAACGACGTGAGAACAGGCGACTGGAAAGCGCAATTCAATACCACCGGCGGATCTGCTTTCCTGTACCTGAAAGACCCGTCTGATAAAGCTACTGCGGATAAAGTAAAGGCACTATTGAATGCACAGCCGGATACAGTGAAGCAATATTACCGCATCATCAGCAGGGAACAATTGGACAAAGGTGGCTATAATCCGAATGTTGCTTTCGCGCTTACCGGGCAGCATGACGCTGCCTTTAGCACGGCCAGCACAGGCAATGCCCTGAAGCCCGGCAAAGGCGGTACGCATGGGCATTTTCCCGACACGAAAAATATCCGCACCGGCCTGGTAGCGCATGGCCCAGGCATCCGCAAGGGCGCTGTCATAGAGGAAATGAATCTGCGCGATATGACGCCCATCATGGTAAAACTCCTTGGTATTCCGTTTCCAAAGGTGGATGGAAAAATACCGGCAGGATTATTACAATAA
- a CDS encoding PadR family transcriptional regulator — MAQILGEFEELVLLMVAALHDEAYGVSLLENLEEELNKKLNISAIHVALRRMEDKGFVKSRFGGITEDRGGRRKKYYIITALGKRMLDEQYALRNGIYKRIPKISFG; from the coding sequence ATGGCACAGATCCTTGGTGAATTTGAAGAACTGGTTCTGCTCATGGTCGCGGCCCTGCACGACGAAGCTTACGGTGTTTCCCTTCTGGAAAACCTGGAAGAAGAACTCAACAAAAAATTGAACATTAGCGCCATCCATGTCGCACTCAGGCGGATGGAGGACAAGGGGTTTGTCAAGTCAAGGTTTGGCGGCATCACCGAAGACCGTGGGGGCAGACGTAAAAAGTATTATATCATTACAGCATTGGGGAAGAGAATGCTGGATGAACAATACGCTCTGCGCAACGGAATCTATAAGCGTATTCCTAAAATTTCCTTTGGATAA
- a CDS encoding ABC transporter permease, with protein MQPPRKAVAFLRWFCREDCLEEIEGDLMEVFKKEYENSPLKAKWKYTTSVMKYFRPEFMKSFKHHQPRTLGMYQSYFKIGWRNLLRNKSYSIINILGLAIGIACCLLSSLYIFHELSYDRFHKNANRIVRATTEFSYGGKVTKVAVTGTKVLPEFKRVFPEVESGVRLFPAGAVVAHDDKLFREQGFVYTDSSFFNVFSFHLLEGNPRTALNRPDQVVLTVSMAKKYFGDKTPLGKTLQVNNSQEFVITGIVEDCPPNSQIKFDMLASWSSLTDPVYTTEGWFDASHYTYLLLHKPGMHEALSSKIPAYFKAQDAKNDLSGENYLTIRLQPLTDVHLRALVEGGLEPGSDYRYVYIFSIIALFILIIAAANYINLTTARASDRAKEVGLRKTVGALPRQLIGQFISESLVVVTAALIIGLLLVAALMPAFSTITGRQLTGNFLMKPESLFAIVAILLVIGLLGGFYPSLVLSRFAPANVLKGNFNTRASGITLRKSLIVIQFVISMTLITSTLVIHSQMEFIQNKKLGYQKDHIVVLRGDRSITEKMPTLKSVLLDNTEIQNITTCNQTPVFIPGKYNLAFNDQEMLITGIRADKDFVKTMGLTIIGGTDFTEAEEASAFARTDTLYRPVMLNETAARSFEWTPEEAVGKVLTFQGRRSMVTAVVDDFHFSSLHESISPFIIFMGSTTNWILVRTSGNHVPETLHYMATKWNELAPHLPFEYEFLDDQFNKLYSAESKTGKLFYAFAILGIGLACLGLFGLVTFMAQQRTKEIGIRKILGSSLYGLIMLLSKDFLKLVVLATLIAFPLGWWAMDRWLQGFAYRVSIHGMEFTLTFVITFTIASLTMSAQVIKAALANPAKSLRTE; from the coding sequence ATGCAACCTCCAAGAAAAGCAGTGGCCTTCCTTCGCTGGTTTTGCCGCGAAGACTGTCTCGAAGAAATTGAGGGAGACCTGATGGAAGTTTTCAAAAAGGAATATGAAAATTCTCCACTAAAAGCGAAGTGGAAATACACCACGAGCGTGATGAAGTATTTCCGGCCGGAGTTTATGAAGTCATTCAAGCACCATCAACCCCGCACCCTTGGTATGTATCAGAGCTATTTCAAAATCGGTTGGAGAAATCTTTTGAGGAACAAAAGCTACTCCATTATCAATATCCTGGGATTGGCCATCGGTATTGCCTGTTGTTTACTCTCTTCGCTATACATTTTTCATGAACTGAGCTACGATCGTTTTCATAAAAATGCAAACCGCATTGTTCGTGCCACCACCGAGTTTTCGTACGGTGGCAAGGTTACCAAAGTGGCGGTCACCGGCACGAAGGTCCTGCCCGAGTTTAAACGGGTGTTCCCTGAAGTGGAAAGTGGTGTGCGCTTGTTCCCCGCAGGCGCGGTAGTAGCACACGACGACAAATTATTCAGAGAACAGGGATTTGTGTATACCGACTCAAGTTTCTTTAACGTCTTCTCTTTTCACCTGCTGGAAGGCAACCCCCGCACGGCCCTAAACCGGCCCGATCAGGTCGTTCTTACCGTTTCGATGGCGAAAAAATATTTTGGAGATAAAACGCCATTAGGGAAAACCCTTCAGGTAAATAATTCACAGGAATTTGTCATTACGGGAATAGTTGAAGATTGTCCTCCTAATTCACAGATCAAGTTTGATATGCTCGCCTCGTGGAGTTCATTGACCGACCCCGTTTATACCACCGAAGGCTGGTTCGATGCAAGCCATTATACTTATCTGCTGCTACACAAGCCGGGGATGCATGAAGCGCTGTCATCAAAGATCCCGGCTTACTTTAAGGCGCAAGACGCCAAGAATGATCTCTCCGGTGAAAATTATCTTACCATACGGTTGCAACCGCTAACCGACGTGCATCTTCGTGCCCTTGTGGAAGGTGGACTTGAACCCGGCAGTGACTACCGGTATGTCTACATCTTTTCAATTATCGCCCTGTTCATCCTGATCATAGCCGCTGCAAACTATATTAATCTCACCACAGCAAGGGCTTCCGACCGGGCGAAGGAAGTTGGATTGCGCAAAACCGTCGGAGCCCTCCCCCGGCAGCTAATCGGTCAGTTTATAAGTGAATCCCTGGTGGTGGTTACGGCCGCCCTGATCATCGGCCTGCTGCTGGTCGCAGCCCTGATGCCCGCGTTCAGCACCATTACCGGTAGGCAACTCACGGGCAATTTCCTGATGAAGCCTGAATCTTTATTTGCTATAGTCGCCATACTGCTTGTCATTGGGCTCCTGGGTGGATTTTATCCTTCCCTCGTTTTATCGCGGTTCGCACCGGCCAACGTGTTGAAAGGAAATTTCAACACAAGAGCTTCCGGTATCACGCTCCGCAAAAGCTTGATCGTTATTCAATTTGTTATCTCGATGACCCTTATAACTTCCACGCTGGTGATCCACAGCCAGATGGAGTTTATACAAAACAAGAAATTGGGTTACCAAAAAGATCATATCGTTGTATTGCGCGGAGACAGATCCATAACAGAGAAGATGCCCACGCTTAAATCGGTGCTATTGGATAACACTGAAATACAGAACATCACTACTTGCAATCAAACCCCGGTGTTTATACCGGGCAAATACAATCTTGCCTTTAATGATCAGGAGATGCTGATTACGGGTATTCGTGCGGACAAGGACTTCGTCAAAACGATGGGACTAACGATCATCGGCGGAACAGATTTCACGGAGGCGGAGGAAGCCTCGGCATTCGCCCGAACGGATACCCTTTACCGGCCTGTCATGCTGAACGAAACCGCTGCCCGGTCTTTTGAATGGACACCCGAAGAAGCGGTGGGTAAAGTCCTGACTTTTCAAGGACGAAGAAGCATGGTCACGGCGGTCGTTGATGATTTTCATTTCAGCTCGCTACATGAGTCAATCTCACCTTTCATCATTTTCATGGGCAGTACCACCAACTGGATCCTGGTCCGGACATCGGGTAACCACGTGCCGGAAACCCTTCATTATATGGCTACAAAATGGAACGAACTTGCGCCACACCTGCCCTTTGAGTATGAATTCTTGGACGACCAGTTCAACAAACTTTACAGCGCAGAGTCAAAAACCGGCAAGCTGTTTTATGCCTTCGCCATCCTTGGCATTGGGCTTGCTTGCCTGGGACTTTTTGGTCTGGTTACGTTCATGGCACAGCAACGGACAAAAGAAATCGGGATCCGTAAAATATTAGGCTCCTCCCTATACGGACTCATCATGCTCCTCTCCAAAGATTTTCTGAAGCTGGTCGTGCTGGCAACCCTTATTGCCTTTCCCCTGGGCTGGTGGGCGATGGATCGATGGCTGCAAGGATTTGCGTACCGGGTTTCCATACACGGGATGGAATTTACATTGACCTTCGTGATTACCTTCACCATTGCATCGCTAACCATGAGCGCGCAAGTCATCAAAGCTGCATTAGCCAACCCGGCGAAGAGTTTGAGAACGGAATAA
- a CDS encoding FMN-binding negative transcriptional regulator has protein sequence MYTPSAFLTTDTAEMVAFMRRFSFATIVTVKNNYQTATHLPFLVREVDNTVVLTSHFAKANKQWMELETNPVLVIFSEPHAFISPKHYDKVQNVPTWNYMAVHAYGRGKTLPDPQQAVAVLEQMIETFEASYRQQWDSLPPDFREKAVNGIMAFEITVTELQGKNKLSQNKTEAERHRIIETLSKSDHESERQIAAAMKAREKGS, from the coding sequence ATGTATACGCCCAGTGCTTTCCTGACCACCGACACAGCCGAAATGGTGGCCTTCATGAGGCGATTCAGCTTTGCCACCATCGTGACCGTAAAAAATAATTATCAAACGGCCACCCATTTGCCTTTTCTGGTTCGCGAGGTGGACAACACGGTGGTGCTCACCTCACACTTTGCCAAGGCCAACAAACAATGGATGGAGCTCGAGACCAACCCGGTGCTGGTCATTTTCAGCGAACCCCATGCCTTCATTTCTCCGAAACATTACGACAAAGTTCAGAACGTGCCCACCTGGAACTACATGGCGGTGCATGCCTATGGCCGGGGGAAAACATTGCCCGATCCGCAGCAAGCGGTTGCCGTGCTGGAACAAATGATAGAGACGTTCGAAGCCTCCTATCGCCAGCAATGGGACAGCCTGCCTCCCGACTTCAGGGAAAAAGCCGTCAATGGCATCATGGCCTTCGAGATCACTGTCACGGAACTGCAGGGCAAGAACAAGCTCAGTCAAAATAAAACCGAGGCCGAACGTCACCGCATCATCGAGACGCTTTCCAAAAGCGACCACGAGAGTGAGCGACAGATTGCCGCAGCAATGAAAGCGAGGGAAAAAGGATCGTGA
- a CDS encoding MFS transporter — MEKLNVPSRWYRLIPIAFITYSLAYLDRANFSFGTAGGMTEDLGIDQGTSSLLSSLFFLGYFFFQIPGTIYAVQRSAKKLIFWSLILWGALATATGMIQDVNLLIVIRFMLGIVESAVMPAMIILLSRWFTKSERSRANTFLILGNPATILWMSILSGYLIDAVGWRWMFILEGLPAIVWAFIWWRIVDDTPEGATWLTSDEKAKLQHALEQEQQHIKPVKNYADAFRSRVVILLSLQYALWSVGVYGFVMWLPSIIKAAPSMDIVKTGWLSAVPYVFAILGMLTASHYSDKLQRRKEFVWPCLLVGAVAFYGSYLAGSHNFWLSFVLLTIAGAAMYAPYGPFFAMITEALPRHVAGGAVALINSFGALGSFVGAYVVGYLNGTTGGFGASYNFMASALLLSAALTILAVGGDNTKSNTQNG; from the coding sequence ATGGAGAAACTTAATGTTCCGTCGCGCTGGTATCGTCTGATCCCTATTGCCTTTATCACTTATAGCCTTGCGTATCTCGACCGCGCCAATTTCAGTTTTGGAACTGCGGGCGGCATGACGGAGGACCTTGGTATCGATCAAGGCACGTCTTCCCTGTTAAGCTCGCTTTTTTTCCTGGGTTATTTTTTCTTCCAGATCCCGGGCACTATCTATGCCGTTCAGCGAAGCGCAAAAAAGCTGATCTTCTGGTCTCTCATCCTGTGGGGAGCCCTGGCCACGGCTACGGGTATGATCCAGGATGTGAACTTGCTCATCGTGATCCGGTTTATGCTTGGCATCGTGGAAAGCGCCGTTATGCCGGCGATGATCATTTTGCTGAGCCGATGGTTTACAAAATCCGAACGTTCGCGCGCCAATACCTTCCTGATTCTTGGCAATCCTGCCACGATCCTCTGGATGTCCATACTTTCGGGCTATCTCATCGACGCTGTGGGATGGCGATGGATGTTTATCCTGGAAGGCTTGCCGGCGATCGTCTGGGCGTTCATCTGGTGGCGCATCGTCGACGACACTCCCGAAGGGGCTACCTGGCTTACCTCCGACGAAAAGGCAAAATTGCAGCATGCCCTGGAACAGGAGCAGCAGCATATCAAGCCGGTAAAAAATTATGCGGATGCTTTTCGCTCGCGGGTGGTCATTCTTTTGTCGCTGCAGTATGCCCTCTGGAGTGTGGGAGTTTATGGGTTCGTCATGTGGCTCCCGTCGATTATCAAAGCGGCGCCGTCGATGGACATCGTCAAAACGGGATGGCTATCCGCTGTGCCTTATGTATTTGCTATCCTGGGTATGCTGACGGCATCTCATTATTCCGATAAGCTCCAGCGCCGGAAAGAATTTGTCTGGCCCTGTCTCCTGGTCGGTGCTGTTGCATTTTATGGATCTTACCTTGCCGGCAGCCATAATTTCTGGCTCTCGTTCGTATTGCTGACGATCGCGGGCGCTGCCATGTATGCACCCTATGGACCTTTTTTTGCGATGATCACCGAAGCACTCCCCAGACATGTGGCGGGCGGAGCGGTTGCGCTGATCAATAGCTTTGGCGCACTGGGCTCGTTCGTGGGCGCTTACGTGGTAGGATACCTGAACGGTACAACCGGCGGCTTCGGTGCTTCTTATAACTTCATGGCCTCAGCGCTGCTCCTCTCCGCCGCACTGACTATTCTGGCCGTGGGCGGCGACAACACCAAATCCAACACGCAAAATGGATAA
- a CDS encoding metallophosphoesterase family protein, giving the protein MTLNRRNFVKKAAAASMTGMALPDLISAPPQAKRSLRIAHITDMHLDTRAIAGTNVKKVLTEINAMKDKPNMIINTGDSVFRSDGQRYEEAEAQWDLLAKTLKQTNRIPMRSCIGNHDVWYGPDPQTDETYKAHKRYHKNWVLEVLDLPGRYYSTPMNGWHFIALDSINNNEYAVDDEQFAWLEKELQRIPATSPICIFSHVSILSVIPLMRALKDDKVEDIHYPASRQHRDALQLKNLFYKHANVKLCLSGHTHQIDHVDFLGVRYLCGGAVSGNWWGDHRDSVVFDEFPPAYTIIDLYENGSIQHQHVFYAFSE; this is encoded by the coding sequence ATGACATTGAACAGAAGGAACTTTGTGAAAAAGGCTGCCGCCGCATCGATGACCGGCATGGCGTTGCCGGATTTGATTTCTGCACCCCCCCAAGCCAAGCGGTCCTTGCGCATAGCACACATCACCGACATGCACCTGGACACACGAGCCATCGCAGGCACTAATGTGAAGAAGGTGCTGACGGAGATCAATGCGATGAAAGATAAACCCAATATGATCATCAACACCGGCGACAGCGTTTTTCGCTCCGACGGCCAACGCTATGAAGAAGCGGAAGCGCAGTGGGACCTGTTGGCAAAAACATTAAAACAAACCAATCGCATCCCGATGCGGAGTTGCATCGGTAATCACGATGTTTGGTATGGTCCCGACCCTCAAACCGACGAAACGTATAAGGCGCACAAGCGATATCACAAAAATTGGGTCTTGGAGGTGTTGGACTTGCCAGGTCGTTATTATTCCACTCCCATGAACGGCTGGCATTTTATCGCGCTCGATAGCATCAATAACAACGAATACGCTGTTGATGACGAGCAATTCGCCTGGCTAGAGAAGGAACTTCAGCGTATACCCGCTACAAGTCCTATATGCATCTTTAGTCATGTTTCTATTCTTTCAGTCATTCCGTTGATGCGAGCCTTGAAAGACGATAAAGTGGAGGATATCCATTACCCCGCATCGCGCCAGCACCGGGATGCTTTACAGCTGAAGAATTTGTTCTACAAACACGCGAATGTGAAACTTTGTCTGAGTGGCCATACACACCAGATTGACCATGTGGATTTTTTAGGCGTCCGCTACCTTTGTGGTGGGGCCGTGAGCGGAAATTGGTGGGGCGACCATCGCGATTCCGTCGTGTTCGATGAATTTCCGCCGGCCTATACGATCATCGACCTCTATGAAAATGGATCGATCCAGCATCAGCATGTTTTTTATGCGTTCTCAGAATAA
- a CDS encoding glycosyl hydrolase family 18 protein gives MKLFFRFAVLLSFLGSAVQAQPGEPFRVVGYYSLASALAGEDDVAFKYVTHVNLWFLNPDSVGNFTRDLGALGGFVERAHKKQVKVLFAIGGGTRQPQYHRLLQDDKRSALIQNLVAEVEKYHVDGVDVDLEGTDIDGNYENFVVELAQALHARQKLITAAIAVYYKDQFTDKALAQYDFVNVMSYDRTGPWRPDKPGPHATYAHAVEDLDYFGIERKIAPQRMNLGVPFYGYGYGPELTSRATSKTYKEIVAAFPGAENVDEWRMPDGHILYYNGIPTMRLKTQLARTKASGIMIWELRGDSKGKKSLLKNIHRASKTKS, from the coding sequence ATGAAATTGTTTTTTCGCTTTGCTGTGCTCTTGTCGTTTTTGGGGAGTGCTGTCCAGGCACAGCCTGGGGAGCCTTTTCGGGTGGTGGGGTATTATTCGCTGGCGTCGGCTTTGGCGGGGGAAGATGACGTGGCTTTTAAATATGTTACGCATGTGAACCTTTGGTTTTTGAATCCGGATTCGGTGGGGAATTTTACGCGGGATCTGGGTGCGCTGGGGGGCTTCGTTGAGCGAGCGCATAAGAAACAGGTGAAAGTGTTGTTTGCTATTGGCGGGGGGACGCGGCAGCCGCAGTATCACCGGTTGTTGCAAGACGACAAGCGCAGTGCGCTCATCCAAAACCTGGTGGCGGAAGTCGAGAAGTACCATGTCGATGGTGTGGACGTTGACCTGGAGGGGACGGACATTGATGGGAACTACGAGAACTTTGTGGTAGAGTTGGCGCAGGCTTTACATGCCCGGCAAAAGCTGATCACGGCGGCGATCGCGGTGTATTATAAGGATCAGTTTACGGACAAGGCATTGGCACAATATGATTTTGTGAACGTCATGAGCTACGACCGCACGGGGCCATGGCGGCCGGATAAGCCCGGCCCACACGCTACCTATGCCCATGCGGTCGAAGACCTTGATTATTTTGGTATCGAAAGAAAGATCGCTCCGCAGCGCATGAACCTGGGAGTTCCTTTTTATGGTTACGGCTACGGGCCCGAGCTGACCTCGCGCGCCACCAGCAAGACCTATAAAGAAATTGTGGCCGCTTTCCCCGGGGCGGAAAACGTGGATGAATGGAGAATGCCGGATGGTCATATCCTCTATTACAACGGCATCCCTACCATGCGGTTAAAGACACAGTTGGCGCGCACAAAAGCATCGGGTATCATGATCTGGGAACTGCGCGGGGATAGCAAAGGGAAAAAGTCGCTGTTAAAAAACATTCACCGGGCATCCAAGACCAAATCTTAG
- a CDS encoding DUF1772 domain-containing protein — protein MTTPSNLLLVLTATTTALMAGLFYAWSVSVTPGLAHVTDREYVAAMQAMNRAILNPVFFAAFMGTLFLLPVSTYMHYAQPMSARFWFLLAATVVYVVGVFGVTIVGNVPLNNAIDVFPLATASDAEVTARRLSFEGPWNSLNTIRTYAAVLAIVLVILACLSPKESVAAA, from the coding sequence ATGACAACACCTTCCAATCTCCTCCTTGTGCTAACGGCCACCACCACCGCGCTGATGGCCGGCTTGTTTTATGCCTGGTCCGTTTCCGTCACCCCAGGCCTGGCCCATGTGACCGACCGCGAATATGTCGCGGCGATGCAGGCCATGAACCGGGCCATATTGAATCCCGTTTTTTTTGCCGCCTTCATGGGTACGCTCTTCTTGTTGCCGGTGAGCACCTACATGCACTATGCCCAACCGATGTCGGCGCGCTTCTGGTTTCTGCTGGCGGCCACCGTCGTCTATGTCGTGGGCGTCTTTGGCGTGACGATCGTAGGAAATGTGCCCTTGAACAACGCAATCGACGTCTTCCCCCTGGCCACCGCGTCCGACGCCGAAGTGACCGCCCGGCGCCTGTCTTTTGAAGGACCGTGGAATAGTCTGAACACGATCCGAACCTACGCTGCCGTGCTCGCCATCGTGTTGGTGATCCTGGCGTGTCTCAGTCCGAAGGAATCGGTAGCGGCGGCGTGA
- a CDS encoding DNA alkylation repair protein yields the protein MAMNPHHQELLKLIKAKAGKATQHTFSDSYLGNPHPRYAINAPTLRAIGRGWIKAHREMPAKGFVPVLTSLIEGESATEKFMAGVLLDYATPDQRQFKPTVFGAWLEHLVGWAEVDVVCTGKYTLTEIPAQWQAWKPLLLKFAKSKNIQTRRASLVLLCSPLSRNVNAELVTVALQNIDRLKGEKDILITKAISWLLRTMVKHYREAVEEYLGENSESLPRIAVRETMVKLKTGRKTSKKF from the coding sequence ATGGCCATGAATCCCCATCACCAGGAGCTGTTGAAGCTCATCAAAGCCAAGGCGGGCAAAGCCACGCAACATACTTTTTCGGATAGCTACCTGGGCAACCCGCACCCGCGCTACGCCATCAACGCGCCCACCCTGCGCGCCATTGGCCGTGGATGGATAAAGGCACACCGGGAGATGCCGGCAAAAGGGTTTGTGCCGGTGCTCACCAGCCTCATCGAAGGGGAGTCGGCCACCGAGAAATTCATGGCCGGGGTGTTGCTGGACTACGCCACCCCAGACCAGCGCCAGTTCAAGCCGACGGTCTTTGGAGCATGGTTGGAGCACCTGGTGGGCTGGGCGGAAGTGGATGTGGTGTGCACCGGAAAATATACGCTCACGGAGATCCCCGCGCAGTGGCAAGCCTGGAAACCCTTGTTGCTCAAGTTTGCCAAAAGCAAGAACATTCAAACGCGCCGTGCTTCGCTGGTGTTGCTTTGCTCGCCGCTGAGCCGGAACGTGAACGCCGAGCTGGTGACCGTGGCGCTGCAAAACATCGACCGGCTGAAAGGCGAAAAAGACATCCTCATCACCAAGGCCATCTCGTGGCTGCTGCGCACCATGGTGAAGCATTACCGGGAGGCGGTGGAAGAATACCTGGGAGAAAATTCGGAAAGCCTTCCCCGCATTGCCGTGCGCGAGACGATGGTGAAGTTGAAGACGGGGCGGAAGACGTCGAAGAAGTTTTAA
- a CDS encoding DUF2141 domain-containing protein: MRRSIMIAIGLSFITMAVAQNKLEVKIDKIKSNKGNIIVGLYDKDDHFPRNAMEGKIVKASKDGVIVVFDNVKPGKYAVSILHDENKNKDLDQNRLGIPKEGFGFSNNAMGAIGPPSFEKASIEVLADRKDTVIAIDMRYMIGKNKTD, encoded by the coding sequence ATGAGAAGGAGCATAATGATTGCCATAGGGTTGTCCTTTATCACGATGGCCGTGGCGCAAAACAAATTGGAAGTAAAGATCGACAAGATCAAAAGCAACAAGGGCAACATCATCGTAGGCCTGTACGACAAAGACGATCATTTCCCCCGCAACGCCATGGAAGGCAAGATCGTGAAGGCCTCCAAAGACGGCGTAATCGTGGTCTTCGACAACGTGAAGCCGGGCAAATATGCTGTCAGCATCCTGCACGATGAAAACAAGAACAAAGACCTCGATCAAAACAGGCTCGGCATCCCCAAGGAAGGCTTCGGGTTTTCCAATAACGCCATGGGTGCCATTGGCCCACCTTCTTTTGAAAAAGCCTCCATCGAAGTGCTGGCCGACCGGAAAGACACCGTTATTGCTATTGATATGCGGTATATGATCGGCAAAAATAAGACGGACTGA